In the Lentisphaera araneosa HTCC2155 genome, TGGCGATAAATTGAGGGTTTCAACCAAGAGATTATTTAGATTCGCTTTTGGCTTTTTCTTTCTCTTCTTCTTTGGCAGTCGGTTTTTCGTCTGTCACGATGTCTTCTTCAGCAGGAGGAGCAATCTTCTTTGGCTCTTCTTTTGATTCTTCTTCGTCGACAGCATCATTGAAGGCGCTTTTTGCTTCATTGAATTCGCGTTTGGCTTTACCGAGTGAGCGCGCGAGTTGTGGAATTTTCTTAGGGCCGAAGATGAGGAGTACCGCTACGACAATCATGATGATCTCTGGTGTACCCAGGAAGGCAAGTGTTGTATTCATAATTAATTCCTGAAGTTTATGCTTGAAAGCTGTTTAAAATTATGGTCTTCACTTTAATTTACATGCCAAAATACTCAAGGAGAATAAGTAATAATGCATAAAATAAAGAAATATGATAGTTTTGCGGCTTTAGCAGAAGAATTGAAAAGCTCATTAGATGGCTTGGTTGTTTTGTCAGGTGGTTCAACGCTTCCTCCTCTCATTCAAGGTTTTAGTGATCTCGGTGCTTTGAACGGTAAAACGACTTGGACTTGGAATGATGAACGCTTGGTGGATTACGATGATCCAGACAGTAACTTCGGTACAGTCCGTGAGCTTTTGGGCAAAGATGACCTCGTGCCACTTCCTTTTGCGGATAACGCAGAAATGGCAGCGGGTTACATGCAGTCAGTGAGTGAAGGCGACTTACCTCAGGCCGAATTATTACTTCTCGGTTTTGGTGATGATGGTCATATTGCAAGTTTGTTCCCCGGTTCGGACGCTTTAGAGACAGAAGGTGAAGAAGCGGATTGGCTCGTACGTGCGACTGCTTCCTACGAACCTAAAGAACGTTGGAGTTGGACAATGAATGCTCTGACGGGATCAAAAAAGACGGTCGTTCTTTTTAAAGGGGCTTTAGATGGTGCCAAAGGGAAGATCGTTAAAGAAGTTCTCGAAGATCCAGCATGTGATTATCCTTTAGCGCGTTTCTTACGTGCGACGAAAGGCGAAGTTTTGATTTGCCAAGTCGACGCATAAGTTAAATTTCATTCTATTAAAAAAGGTCCGTTTTCACGGGCCTTTTTTCTGGTTTCGTTCTCTTGCTTTGGGTGATGAGGTGTTTTATATTCTCTGTGCTTTGGAAAGGAGAAAGTTGTGGCTCATAATCGTGTGAAAGAATCTTGTTCGGATCAAGCAGTTTATTATCTTGTGACTAATCGTATTGCTGGTGGTCGCATGTTATTCAAAGATGTCGAGAAATATAAGCTCAAAGAGCTGTTATTTGCGGGCTGCGCAAAGCTCAGTTATCAGGTGATTGATTATGTTTTTATGGATAATCATTTTCATCTACTCATTAAAATTCCACCAACTTCGAGCATGGATGATGTGGAGCTTTTGAATCGTTATCGACTTCATAAGCAGAACGATGAAATCACTTTTATTAATTCAGCGCAGAAGGATGATTTCAGAGATCAAATTCATGACATCTCATTCATCATTGGCAATTTTGAGCAAAGATTCGTTCAGTGGTTTAACAAGGAGAAAAACTCTTGGGGGCGTCTCTTTGGTCAGCGTTTTGACTCCGAAATGATTGAGGTTTCACCTCAGTCAGATTCTCTGCTTCGAGTCATGGCTTACATCAGTCTCAATCCAGTTCGAGCTGGGATTGTCACTGACCCAAAAGATTTCTTTTTCTGTGGATATGCTGATCGTTTGGCAGGTGGAAGCGTTGGGGAGTCAGATCAAGACTTCTTTGATCTTTTTTGCCATGGTATCGAGGCTTAGTTCGAAAAAGACAAGCAAAAGCATTTTAGGGAGGTTTTTAGGGCTTATATGCTTGGCTTGCGTCGTTATAAGAATGCTGATTCGCAAACTCTGGTAGAATTCTTCAGGGAAGTGAATTTAAGTGAGGAATTAGCC is a window encoding:
- a CDS encoding 6-phosphogluconolactonase; translated protein: MHKIKKYDSFAALAEELKSSLDGLVVLSGGSTLPPLIQGFSDLGALNGKTTWTWNDERLVDYDDPDSNFGTVRELLGKDDLVPLPFADNAEMAAGYMQSVSEGDLPQAELLLLGFGDDGHIASLFPGSDALETEGEEADWLVRATASYEPKERWSWTMNALTGSKKTVVLFKGALDGAKGKIVKEVLEDPACDYPLARFLRATKGEVLICQVDA
- a CDS encoding transposase → MAHNRVKESCSDQAVYYLVTNRIAGGRMLFKDVEKYKLKELLFAGCAKLSYQVIDYVFMDNHFHLLIKIPPTSSMDDVELLNRYRLHKQNDEITFINSAQKDDFRDQIHDISFIIGNFEQRFVQWFNKEKNSWGRLFGQRFDSEMIEVSPQSDSLLRVMAYISLNPVRAGIVTDPKDFFFCGYADRLAGGSVGESDQDFFDLFCHGIEA
- a CDS encoding Sec-independent protein translocase subunit TatA/TatB, translating into MNTTLAFLGTPEIIMIVVAVLLIFGPKKIPQLARSLGKAKREFNEAKSAFNDAVDEEESKEEPKKIAPPAEEDIVTDEKPTAKEEEKEKAKSESK